In Simplicispira sp. 125, one DNA window encodes the following:
- a CDS encoding pitrilysin family protein, producing the protein MKRALPLLGLLACLAAGTAAAQSDRPSQPPAKGASTPQAGAMPLPVSPSGARQFQLSNGMQLIVQPDRRAPTAMHMVWLRVGSMDEVDGTSGVAHVLEHMMFKGSKTVPPGDFSRRVAALGGTENAFTSRDYTGYYQQIPAHRLEEVMRLESDRFAHNQWPDAEFRKEIEVVKEERRMRTEDQPRALLWEQLGAAALVASPYRRPVVGWMSDLDAMTPDDVRQFHRQWYVPGNATIVVAGDVDVAKVRALAEKYYGSIPARAVPQRKPRAEPVQRGLRRIEVKAPAEQAYVALAFRVPRLVSPDALTADDRDALALTVLSAVLSGYDGARLERALTQGPQRVADSADSGASVVGRGPAQFVLTGVPAQGKTAQQVEDALRAEVARIGREGVDPAELERVKTQWMASKVYSRDSLQSQASELGSYWVQGFGLDAEDRMLAQLRTVTAQQVQSVAQRYFGDDQLTVATLLPQPLAAGAQRPTTAPGSAAHRH; encoded by the coding sequence ATGAAACGCGCACTTCCCCTTCTGGGCCTGTTGGCCTGCCTCGCCGCTGGGACTGCCGCTGCGCAGTCTGACCGCCCTTCTCAACCCCCTGCCAAGGGCGCTTCCACGCCCCAGGCTGGAGCCATGCCGTTGCCCGTTTCGCCCTCCGGGGCGCGGCAGTTTCAGCTGTCCAATGGCATGCAGCTCATCGTGCAGCCCGACCGGCGTGCTCCCACGGCGATGCACATGGTGTGGCTGCGGGTGGGCTCGATGGACGAGGTGGACGGCACCTCGGGCGTGGCCCATGTGCTGGAACACATGATGTTCAAGGGCTCCAAGACTGTTCCCCCGGGTGATTTTTCACGCCGTGTGGCTGCGCTGGGGGGTACCGAAAATGCCTTCACCAGCCGCGACTACACGGGCTACTACCAGCAGATTCCCGCGCACCGTCTCGAAGAAGTGATGCGCCTGGAGTCCGACCGCTTCGCCCACAACCAATGGCCCGACGCCGAGTTCCGCAAGGAGATCGAAGTGGTGAAGGAAGAGCGCCGCATGCGCACCGAAGACCAGCCACGCGCCCTGCTGTGGGAGCAATTGGGTGCGGCCGCCCTCGTGGCTTCGCCCTACCGCCGCCCCGTGGTGGGCTGGATGAGCGACCTGGACGCCATGACACCCGACGACGTGCGCCAGTTCCACCGCCAGTGGTACGTGCCTGGCAATGCCACCATCGTGGTGGCGGGCGATGTCGATGTGGCCAAGGTGCGCGCCCTGGCCGAAAAGTATTACGGCAGCATCCCCGCGCGTGCCGTGCCGCAGCGCAAGCCGCGCGCCGAACCCGTCCAGCGTGGCCTGCGTCGCATTGAGGTCAAGGCACCTGCCGAGCAGGCCTATGTGGCGCTGGCGTTTCGTGTGCCGCGCCTGGTCTCGCCCGATGCGCTGACGGCGGACGACCGCGACGCGCTGGCGCTGACGGTGCTTTCGGCCGTGCTCAGCGGCTACGACGGCGCGCGCCTGGAGCGCGCGCTCACCCAGGGGCCGCAGCGCGTGGCCGACAGCGCCGACAGCGGTGCCTCGGTGGTGGGGCGCGGCCCCGCGCAGTTTGTGCTGACCGGGGTGCCTGCACAGGGCAAGACGGCGCAGCAGGTGGAAGACGCCTTGCGCGCCGAAGTGGCGCGCATCGGCCGCGAGGGCGTGGACCCGGCCGAACTCGAGCGTGTGAAGACACAGTGGATGGCCAGCAAGGTGTATAGCCGTGACTCGCTGCAAAGCCAGGCCAGCGAGCTGGGCAGCTACTGGGTCCAGGGTTTTGGGCTGGATGCCGAGGACCGCATGCTGGCGCAATTGCGCACGGTGACAGCCCAACAGGTGCAATCGGTCGCGCAGCGCTATTTTGGTGACGACCAGCTCACCGTGGCCACGCTGCTGCCCCAGCCTCTGGCGGCGGGCGCACAGCGCCCCACCACTGCCCCCGGCAGCGCTGCCCACCGCCATTAA